The genomic interval ATTTATCTAAAGGTTGCCAGTTATCAAATACCTAATACAAGGCGCTGTATGCGCTCTTCTTTCAGTCGAGTTACTTCGTACCTAGTCCTCTTCTTTGCCTGCCAACCAAGACAGAGTTCCGATGAGCTACAGTCCTCCTTCTGTCTATGAAGATAAAGTTTGCGATGTCAGATGTTCTCTTACGAAATAAAATAGCATCAAATGCTTTCAGTCGAGTTCCGAAGTCTGTATACCTTGTTTTGGTCTTCAACAATGAGAATAGGACTGACTGGGGTCCCTGCGTTCTCCTGGAGGTGGGTGATTCTGGAGGGTAATCAGACTCTATCCTATAGAATAGAATGCCTTCTCCAATTCTATGATATGGGAATATCCACTCTGATCCAATATAGTGATGACAATCATCATAGTTGCAAACATGTAGGCAATGGTTTTCCTCCTAACCATACCGGGTGTTTGTGGAATCAGTAGTTCTTCAATTGATTCTTCAATTTCAATTTCTTCAATTTCATTTTCTTCAATTGGTTGAATCAATTTTTTAGAAAGATGAAGTGGATCAAAGGATGTTGTTTGAGGTAAGATGTCTTTACCAACACAATTTATAGGCTCACTAGGTGTTGTCCAAACATTATGAACATACCCCTCTCGTACATAGTTCAGAACTTCTGGTAATTTCTCACAAAAGAAAGCATCCGGTTTGATCAAAAGAGCTTCAGGAGAGATCTCCATCAATAAAGTTATTATAGTCACGAGTATACTAAAGAGAGTTGTGCGGTAATCCAACAATTCTTTCATATTCTTATATGTAAATCCAGATTTCATCATGCTTTGTTTAAACCTCAGAATGAGATAAGCATGTCTCAACCTTTGAATGATTTGAACGTCAGGATGTAATCCTGTCAAATCTAAGGGTTGATTATACTTATGAAAAGTACTTTTGACTAGTTCATCAATATATGATTTATAAAAAGAGGTGATATAATTCAATCTATTTCGCCAATATTGATTGATCATATAGACTGATTTATTATGTATTCTCTCACTGATTTTCATAAAATAAGGAGAATAAATGCGATTCTCTAATAAGACATCTGGAGATTGAATCTCTACAGAGAGAGGTTTTTTTAAAAAACTAAAATAGATAATCTTATGATACATATTTTTATATAAACTATATTTGCATTGATTCACAAATGACATCATCGTTCGTTTTTGGGAAACACACATCATTCTCTTATGAAAGAGGGTCGAATCATACATTCTATTTGAGAAAATCATTTTCTTAGTAGCGTTGTTGTTATGAACTTATGAGATGCCTTACCTTATGTCGTTGAGACCTCAATATGAAGAGTACAGGCTATATATAGGATTTTATCTCAAACAGTCTATAGAGTGACAAGGAGAGGTATTTATTACTCGAAGCGTAGCGAGAGGTGCTTTAGCAACTCAACTGAAAGGAGAGGAGGATAGAGTGCTTCCTTAGCTTGATCCCGACGCTTTGCTTTGTTAGCTGTGTTTAGGCATACATATAGCTAGCTAGAGCTACAGCGAAGGATAAATGACCACCGGAAAGAAGACTTCCCATCAGATGACTCTGAGAAACTCGTCAACTCTAGACTCCTGCGCCGAGAACTACTATTTAGTTGGCTTTATTCCTATTACTTGGACTTGTATAAAGTCATATGATTCACTTGAAAACCTTGATACCACTGAAAAAAAGTAGCATCCTTAAGAATTTCAGTGCCTCCAGTCTTCTCCAGAAAGAACATGAGAAGAATAATACCACCCAGGGCACAGATCAGATTTTTAACCTTCTTAGGAGGAGAAAGCTCATTTAAATCCAGTGGGTCGTAGATGTTTTCGGGTACTTGTTCCTTGACAATATTATTGAATATATCACCGCATTCACATGGAATAGGTTTTTTGTCTATACGACATAAGTTATTGACATAAATATCCCGTAGATTATCTGTAAAAGCAGGATACACCTTACAAAATAATGCGAGAGGATTACTACTCATATGAATGAGATATATGTGATCATTAAACATGATACCAATAAATATTAAAACAAATAAAGAGATGTCAGACAGAAAGATTGGGTTTGATAATACTACATCAGAGAGAATCTGGGGAACTTTTATGCCTTTTCTATGTAAAATATTTAATGTCATTGACATAGAAGGATCCAAACTTTTCAATCCAGATGTTGAGAATGATGAGAATTTCATTCTCATCCTACTTTCATCGTTTAATAATAATCTTTCACCTATAGATAAATCGATCACATTACTGCTATCTTGCACAATCTTTCCTAAAGCCTCTTTCCTTCCACTTGATGAGACTACACCACCTATAGCACTTGTGTTAGTCAAACCACTCCTTAGAAGTGGAGTTGCGTCAGCTACAGATCCATACTTTTCACTAGAGATAGACGAACTTCTGAAAGAAGATGATTGATTAGGTTTGATACATACTTCTCCATGTTCTTTCAACATACTCTGATTCCGACTATTACTTTCACTAATAGTCTTCATACTCTGATTCCTATTATTACTTTCCCTAGTAGTCATCATCAGAGAATACAGTTTTCTCATTTTAAATAAAGAGGAAGGGGATACAGTACGTACTTGAACACCACTACAGATTATCTTGCCAGAGAAGTTATAGTTACTAAATAGGAGCTTTGGATAGCACTTCTGAGAGAGGGTGGAATCATACATTCTAAAAGATAGAATCATATTCATTTATATCCTTATTTATGCACAGATCTCCAGCCTTACCTTATGTCGTTGAGACCTCTCCTTTCAGTCGAGTTTGTGTTCACAACCTCTCTATATATCTTTTATTCTGAGAGTACAGGCAATAGGATTTTTTAAGAATCTGTCGTCTAAAGAGTGTCACGAGTGAGAATGAAGAATGAAGATTCTGATTCGGAGAAAGAGAAAGATTCAATCAGCAGAGCCGCTCACTCAGACGAATGGCCTCGGCTACGCCTTCTCCCATCCCATTCGTCTTCCTTCCCTACACATTCAAGCATAGGAACGGAAGCTACGCTACCAACCTATTCTCAGAAAGCCTGTTAAGAACAATGAAATATAGCGCTATTGACGCTCACTATAACTCATGACCTAGGCTAACGCCTTATACTATACCTTACATCCTAAGCTTACTACACAAGAAACTTTTTGGTAAGCTTTACTAAGAAGAGGCGAGGAAGGTTGCTTTACCGCTAACTTTCACTCGTTGAGTCAGGTAAAAAAAATATCCTAACCCTCGAGCTCTGTGCTCACTACAAACTTTATAACCTTAAGGATTAGCTAATAACTATTATACATAATATGCATAAAAACATAACTTCAGAGTACAGATTTCTTTGCAGTATAGGCTTGATAGCTTTGATGTATACAATACCCTTATACTTTTAAAGAAAGCTCGCACGGTACAGATTGAATAAGTTCAATAGTGCAAGCTATAATTTGGATTATAAGATTCTATTTGATGTTTCAAACCTTCTGGATAAGATTCATACTTTGTATCTGTAATATTTGTATAATACTGGTCAAAACAAGTCAAAAAAATATTTGTTTTTATATCCCATGTTTTTTTATCTACTTTTGTATGACAAAACGAATCCCGGTTTAGTTTTAGAAAATATCTAAAATCCTCTCTATCAAAGATATAGTTAACCCCTTTACCAGGAAGATCTGGTAAAAAATTACCCAATATATTCTGATACATATCATAAAATTTATTTTTTGCTATCAATGATAATTCATCAGTTATAATGATATTATCGGATAAATTATCATCAAACACTTTTTTATTTTTTCTAAATATAGATGATACATCATCATGAAAATATTTTATTTCTTCTCTAATTTCAGAGGGATTACCCTTATATTTTTTTATAACTAAATTATATAGAGTATTAAACGATATATGACATGTATATATCATATTGTATGATTCGGATTCGAAATAAATTAAATTATTCATAAGAAATGTCATAACAATATTGCTAGGTTTTTCAATATATTTGAATGCTTCTAAGTATAAAGAGGGAATTTTAAATTGATAATTTTGATTAGATATATCTATAATGTTTGAGTAATAAGGTGACGTTATAAAATTGTCGTGTACCGTGTACATGGAAGCATGTTCATGATATCTATTTAATTTATCAACAACAAGCATAGCAATACAAGCATCTCTCTGATGAATGAAGTTCACGCAAGTGGACACTTGACTCTTTCGTATATCCCGCTCAGGCGTAGGGAGTTTGAGGGTAACCCTATGCCTTTTCTTTGTTTTACGGTCATAGATAGAAATTTGTGTCTTTACACTTTTTGTGTAAAACTGATGTGTTGTAAATAACATATGTCCATATAAAACAGGCTTATTCATCTGTGACTTAAACCAACCAACAAGGTTAAGCAATTTCATCAAATTCACAATATCAGGAAATTTCATCCTCCAAAATTCTAAGCAATCATTTGCAATCTTAAAGTAAGCCTTGTAAGGAAGTTTCCTTTCACTATATAGCTTTATATCATTAGTCATTGACATAATAGTTTTACCATATATTAAAGGCATAAAGAGTCTTTTCACAAATTTACGATCTATTTGAGTTTTGACAAAATCCTCACATTGAGGGTAATCATTACTACATTTTGTCTTTAATAAATATTCAACAAGTTCATCTTTCAAAGAAGAATACAAATCTTGTATCTTATCCTCAGAACCATATATCATATTAGTTCCCTTACCAAGATCTTCGTTTAACAAGAGAAAGCTCATAATTTGGTAAGCACTTGCGGATGCATCCTGACTCACAGGAATTTCATTTAATAGATACCTCAAATCTGAACTATAGAAACTAGTACCTTTTTCATTTTCAGATATAAAATATAATAAATATAAAGCTTTAGATAGGAACTGGAATGGATCATCAGCATTACGTGCAAACTCTAAGATATTAGATTGATTAGGAATCAACTCATTTTTGATCCAATCATAAGATTCTTTATAGTTAGAGAATTTTTGATATTTGAACCCTGTAGCTATTGCTAAATTATAGATACCACTATCAATTCGATTTTCTGAAAAATTGTTGATTTCATTGATATCTTTTTCAGAGTTTGAAAAGATTATCAAGCTTTTAGCCAAATCACGCTCGTGAAAATGTAACACACCTGAGCGGTAAATTCTACCACGGAAGTCAAGGAATGCAGGAAGATATAAAGGATAATCAGCATATGCATCAGCAAGCTGGAAAATAAATTCCTCATACCTAGCTCGCTGTATCCTTTTATTAAGGTTTTCTTTCAACTCATCTAACCTAAAATAACCTTTTATATTAGTTTTTAAGTCTGTTCGATAGAACATCTCATCTAATAGTTCGTAAGCAGCTAAAGTGTTAATATTTGCAAGGCATTGATCAATAAGAAGATCCACATTCTCTAAGGCTAAACGATTATCTTTGATAAATTTCAACATTGATTTATTGATTAAAAATTTTTGTCTCTGCAAAAAAGATAAAATTTCTAACATATTAGAAGGGTCTTTTCTGAAAGAAAGATAGAACCTATCGATATTCTTAGAAGTTAATAATTTAAATCTGTTGTAGAATTCTCCGGTAGCACCAACTAAGTATCCACCTTTAATATCACTCATATAAGTAGGTACGTTAGGATTATTATCCTTTTTGATACTATACCAATCAACAGGTGGGCTGATCATAGGAAGATTGAGTTTTATAGGAAGTAAATTGATGTCAAAAGCACATTCAACATACAAAAGATTGTCTTTATAACCTTCAGTTTTGTAATTCACATTCTCATTACCCTTATTCAGTATTGTGATAATACCTCTCTCTGTCATGAATTCAACTAACTTCTTACCTAGAATATAATTTCTAATCTTAATAGTTGCATTTGGTTTACCTTTGACCTTTTTGTCTTCGACCAGATCATATATGACATAATCATCCAGTTTAAGATACTTCAATTCATAATAGGTTAAATTAGGATTAAAGCTCCTATATAATAGAACTAATTGTGTTACAATATGCATTTCAAGATGATCAATCAAAGTTGATAACCTTATATGATTGATATCATTCAAATGATCGAAAAGACTTCCTAGTACATGAATGATACCGCATTCTATAGTATACTCATTTAATTTATATATTGCTGATAAGCATTTATCAGGCAAATGATCTTTCAAATAATCTCTTACACAACATCTTTTATCTTTGAGAAGAAGTTCAATTAAAGTAAAAGAACTTTTGAATATTGTTTCTTTATCAAACTTAACAGTAAGATTTTCAATCTCAAGTTCCAACTTTTGAAGATCTTCATCTCTATTTGGATTTTCTTCATTTAAAATAAATTTGTTATCTCTTAATAGTTTAAACACAGATTGATTGTATTCACTGACTTGTAAAGTTGTATTATTAAGACCTCTTTCTTTAATGGTAGATTCACAATCCTTCCAGAATTTCTTCAATAGAACATTTTTTGTTTCATCATATTTTTCAATTAAAATTTTTTTATTATAAACGATATTATCTGAATCTGAATTTTCGTCTGATGATTCATTTGAATAGCATCTATAAAGCATAGATGTTGTTTGATTCATTTTTTGAAAACAATTATGAATTACTCGAATAGTAGCCAGATACTTGAACATGATAAATTCAGATTTATTACTTTCTCTGTAATGCTGTTTTTTAGCCTTACCTAAGGTCCAATATGATTAGACATCCTTCTACCACATATTCTATAGACGTTACAATACTGTAGAAGGACACAGGCCGTTTAAAGAGATATTTTATCTCCCTAAGCGTAGG from Brassica napus mitochondrial linear plasmid, complete sequence carries:
- the orf6 gene encoding hypothetical protein, with amino-acid sequence MFKYLATIRVIHNCFQKMNQTTSMLYRCYSNESSDENSDSDNIVYNKKILIEKYDETKNVLLKKFWKDCESTIKERGLNNTTLQVSEYNQSVFKLLRDNKFILNEENPNRDEDLQKLELEIENLTVKFDKETIFKSSFTLIELLLKDKRCCVRDYLKDHLPDKCLSAIYKLNEYTIECGIIHVLGSLFDHLNDINHIRLSTLIDHLEMHIVTQLVLLYRSFNPNLTYYELKYLKLDDYVIYDLVEDKKVKGKPNATIKIRNYILGKKLVEFMTERGIITILNKGNENVNYKTEGYKDNLLYVECAFDINLLPIKLNLPMISPPVDWYSIKKDNNPNVPTYMSDIKGGYLVGATGEFYNRFKLLTSKNIDRFYLSFRKDPSNMLEILSFLQRQKFLINKSMLKFIKDNRLALENVDLLIDQCLANINTLAAYELLDEMFYRTDLKTNIKGYFRLDELKENLNKRIQRARYEEFIFQLADAYADYPLYLPAFLDFRGRIYRSGVLHFHERDLAKSLIIFSNSEKDINEINNFSENRIDSGIYNLAIATGFKYQKFSNYKESYDWIKNELIPNQSNILEFARNADDPFQFLSKALYLLYFISENEKGTSFYSSDLRYLLNEIPVSQDASASAYQIMSFLLLNEDLGKGTNMIYGSEDKIQDLYSSLKDELVEYLLKTKCSNDYPQCEDFVKTQIDRKFVKRLFMPLIYGKTIMSMTNDIKLYSERKLPYKAYFKIANDCLEFWRMKFPDIVNLMKLLNLVGWFKSQMNKPVLYGHMLFTTHQFYTKSVKTQISIYDRKTKKRHRVTLKLPTPERDIRKSQVSTCVNFIHQRDACIAMLVVDKLNRYHEHASMYTVHDNFITSPYYSNIIDISNQNYQFKIPSLYLEAFKYIEKPSNIVMTFLMNNLIYFESESYNMIYTCHISFNTLYNLVIKKYKGNPSEIREEIKYFHDDVSSIFRKNKKVFDDNLSDNIIITDELSLIAKNKFYDMYQNILGNFLPDLPGKGVNYIFDREDFRYFLKLNRDSFCHTKVDKKTWDIKTNIFLTCFDQYYTNITDTKYESYPEGLKHQIESYNPNYSLHY
- the orf4 gene encoding hypothetical protein, whose product is MNMILSFRMYDSTLSQKCYPKLLFSNYNFSGKIICSGVQVRTVSPSSLFKMRKLYSLMMTTRESNNRNQSMKTISESNSRNQSMLKEHGEVCIKPNQSSSFRSSSISSEKYGSVADATPLLRSGLTNTSAIGGVVSSSGRKEALGKIVQDSSNVIDLSIGERLLLNDESRMRMKFSSFSTSGLKSLDPSMSMTLNILHRKGIKVPQILSDVVLSNPIFLSDISLFVLIFIGIMFNDHIYLIHMSSNPLALFCKVYPAFTDNLRDIYVNNLCRIDKKPIPCECGDIFNNIVKEQVPENIYDPLDLNELSPPKKVKNLICALGGIILLMFFLEKTGGTEILKDATFFQWYQGFQVNHMTLYKSK
- the orf3 gene encoding hypothetical protein encodes the protein MIFSNRMYDSTLFHKRMMCVSQKRTMMSFVNQCKYSLYKNMYHKIIYFSFLKKPLSVEIQSPDVLLENRIYSPYFMKISERIHNKSVYMINQYWRNRLNYITSFYKSYIDELVKSTFHKYNQPLDLTGLHPDVQIIQRLRHAYLILRFKQSMMKSGFTYKNMKELLDYRTTLFSILVTIITLLMEISPEALLIKPDAFFCEKLPEVLNYVREGYVHNVWTTPSEPINCVGKDILPQTTSFDPLHLSKKLIQPIEENEIEEIEIEESIEELLIPQTPGMVRRKTIAYMFATMMIVITILDQSGYSHIIELEKAFYSIG
- the orf1 gene encoding hypothetical protein; amino-acid sequence: MIPINIKTNKEMSDRKIGFDNTTSERIWGTFMPFLCKIFNVIDIEGSKLFNPDVENDENFILILLSSFNNNLSPIDKSITLLLSCTIFPKASFLPLDETTPPIALVLVKPLLRSGVASATDPYFSLEIDELLKEDD